A stretch of DNA from Esox lucius isolate fEsoLuc1 chromosome 18, fEsoLuc1.pri, whole genome shotgun sequence:
TGTAGGACCGCCACACCGGAAATATGCTGCACTCCTCTCTGGCGTTCCACACAGCTGTGTCTGCTGAATAGAGCCCGATGTCCGGAGGAGCTGTTGTGTGAGGATCCAGCCGTCACCAGCCATGTAGGGAAACTCCCCCGCCCAGTCCTCTGCCTGACATGTGATGCAGCATATGGCAACAGAAGGCGGGGCTTGGGGGATGGAGAATTTCAGCACTTTCATGATTCACAGTGTCAGAACACATAATTTCCTGGCaatggagggtgggggtgggggggggggagtgcaAGGGGGGGCTGAATTCTGTCCAGACTTGACTGGGAATGCTCCGGAACACTGTCTTGTACCGGAACTCCAGAACGGGAACGTGTCTGTTTTGTCATTGAGGAGCAGGTCTGACAATgctagagagacacagagagacagggagggagagacagagataaagacagaaatacagagataaagagagaaatacagaaataaagacagaaagacagagataaagactgaaagacagagataaagactgaaagacagagataaagacagaaagacagagataaagactgaaagacagagataaagacagaaagactcagataaagacagagatggCAATAAAGACAGAGACCCAGTTTGCTGCCTCAACATGTTTGCTTAGACAATAGTGGCAACCAACccttcatgccaataaagcccctgTGGACCTGAATGGAGAGAGGTGTAGGGGTAAAGCAAGAAGGGTTGGAGAACGAAGATAGGGCTTGaacggagagaaagacagagaggaaaactagcagagagaaaaaaattggTTTGGGAGGTGGGGTTGTTTGGGGAGAAAGATGAGGATTGTGCGTGTGACTGTATCCCTGACGGACTCCCCCTCCAGACAGGAACTGGCAATTCAACCTGAAGTACCTCCGAAAACAGCTCTGTTTTAAATGTGGTGAAGAGAAtagcaaccacacacacacacacaaaaaaaaataaaacacctgTGACATAGATGCAGCAAAAACAATCTATTCGCTGTCAGCGGACGCTAAATGTTGAAGTCAGTGCCTGTTTCATCTTTCCAAATCGTAAGCTTTGATCGCTTGAAGAGAGAACAGTCGTGGCAACGTGCAGGTCTCAGTTCGGATGAcggatgacagagacagacagccaacgTGCAGGTCTCAGTTCGGATGAcggatgacagagacagacagccaacgTGCAGGTCTCAGTTCGGATGAcggatgacagagacagacagtctctGCTGCGGAGGAAGAACGCCCGAACCGTGGTTGCTATGGAGATCAGCCTAGCACAGCAGTGAAGTGgtgtgccacacacacacacacacacagtgatacaaTGAAACACCTCGTCCTATTTAGTCACTCATCCTGCTTTTATCTGCACATCTGTCGCATAATGTATTATGCGACCCGACACCAAGGCACCGGAACATGAGTAGTGTGGTAATATTAATGTTGTGCCTGTGGTCAATAATACAACGCCATTATAACACTAACAGGATGTGTTCCGGGTTTGTGAGACTCTCCACGTTGATTTATcgtacagaaaaaaaaatggacCACTAATACTGCTATGTGCTGCTAAGTCTCAGAGTCTGGACGTCTATTTTCGTCTCCATCGGAGTTAATCTAACGGACAGGGCAGACTCTCTGGGGAGGTTCTCTTCCTGTTACTGCACAGAATGGCAGTGTCACAAATGAAACCCTATTTCCAATACAAGTGCACTCATTTTGACCGGAGTCCTGGTCAACACTAGgcacactacatagggaacGGGATGTCTTTTGGGTACACGGCAAGACGTCCGAGCGGCGCTGCATTCCCACATTACCTCAACCCAAAAACATGCCACACAGACCTCAGCCTCAGGGACCCCCGGATCCATGGAATGATTGGTGTCAcctttgtgtgtgaatgtgtgtgtgtatctgtgtgtgtgtatgtgtgtgtgtgtgtgagagagaaaaaattatgtattgTTTTGAATACCAGAATTTTTGAGGAGGTTACTGTTGATTTCTTTTCAATCTAAAATCTTCTGCTGACAGAGGAATAGGAGTACACATTCCCATTGGGGTAGCTGAGTAACCATGCTAACCATGCTAACCATACACTTGGGCTGTATTACCGTGCAATTCTACACTACACCAGATGACTCCATGCGTCCCTGTTCTGATGGTTTCTCCAACAGACCAATCACAACGCTCACGTCACCTGCCGACCTACgcccatctccctccccctcctcatcGTGCTCCATCTGTGAAACACAAAAGGAATACAAAATCCTCTGGACCACAGAGAGATGAGGGCCGGGGCACATTGTAAGTGGtgccgtgtttgtgtgtggacaggcgggcagggagacaggcagatagGGAGAAGGACAGGTAAGCAGGTGAGCAGGTacaaagacagggagacagtCAGTTACTGACCGTTACTGATTTTTGTAGACAACAGGGTTTTGCTTTGCATAAATAATGCTGGAGTCAGCCTGAGAGGCAACAAACCATAAAATGGGTCCTTGGTAGGCTGAGGCGTGCAAGCGTGTCCTGCTTAGATATTCAGGCAGCTCTGCTCTAGGGATCGacaggagatactgtgggagctCACAGCATGTAGGTTAGGTTTAacttaaaacagaaaacacacacaccagacatcACATTTCCTTGGCAACCGCAGGCACTGTAAATGTTCTAGGGTGCCATTGGGACGGGTGGAGGCCATTTTTGGGCAGGTGGAGGATATCTGGGACGGGTGGAGAACATTTGGGAACAGAGTGCCCTCTGTGCTTCAGTTGCTGTGATGATGTCATGACAAGGCAAATGGgtgttaatgtttaatgttgctCTTACGGATGGAGGGTTGAATTCAGCCAACCGGAAACAGCAAGCTCTGACTGAAACCTGATAAGAAATGATCCAAATGGAAAGCATAGGTTCACTCAGTTTGCATTTCTTaacggcaccctatttcctCCCTGGATCACTCATAAAGCCAACAATTGCTtgcttttttccttttctgaaatgatttaCGTAGTTCTTTGTGTAGTCCTGTTGAAACTAAATGCCTTCGGCCAGATTGTCACTGAAAATTAGAATTCTCAATTACTTACCTAGCTAAAAagtaaagtaaataaaaatgtttctttATAAGGAATAGTGTGCTATTTGGGAAGCAGTCTCTGtctttacaaaaacattataaagCCCAATCTCCAGATGGCTCTGTTGTTTTTATACTTTCTAGAATATCAGAGATATTATATGCATTCAGGGACAGATGGGCCCTATTTATAGACCTTGGCATGAATAACTGGAGTAAGAATTGTAACTATCCAGAAAAGATAATGCTTCAATGTCTGAATGTTTGACTCAGGCTGTAATACTTACAAATGGTTTCACTAAACAATGAATCCAcccactgtaaaatgttttgtggtttCCATGGTAGCTCCAGTACAATCCTACCACACAGTACaatcagcacaaacacacacacagataaacacacaaatatactaGTTATATTATTCTTGTGGGGACTTTATCCAGGACCAAAAATGCATTCCCATTAAATTCCCTTTTTCACAATACCTAAATCCTAATCGAGGATACAAACCAAACCTCAACTCCAACTCTGCCTTTATGTCTAACCCTGAACCTACTTACACCCCTAACCTTCAACCCAAGCCTAAACTATCCTTTTTGCGAAGACCAGCAATATGTACTCAAATTGCTGTATTTGCAATGGGTTACTATGCTTTTGAGGAATATACTGGTTCTCACCTTGTAgtaatacatgtacacacacacacaccaactaaTGATTACAAATAGTATAATCAACTAAAGCAGGGTTGGGTATATTGCATAGTCCCCAGGTATGGGTAACAGTTAGTGTCATGACTCAGGTGACAACCACGAACAACAGGAGCAGCAGGCTGTCATTCACCTTCAGTCTTTGGCGCCCTCtataggattttttttgttgctaatATACAAATTAAACTTTATCAGTGCTTTAAATAAGAACACGCGGTGactaacaataaaaaaacttaGGAGCATCCAACTCCCCGAATATTGCAAATGTgagaaaatagaataaaataaatgaaattggAGAAATACAATACAGGGTATGAACACACGCGATATAAAGGCCTACActgtgcttttatttttatggcgatgttttttattttttttattttaacacagCGGATTACCAGTATCATAGTATCAGGTGTGCAAGCGGTACGGGTTGGTTGGGTCTACGTAGTGTGTTGAAGCCTCCAAATCGTTTCGGTTTGTTGGCCGAAAATGCAATTTCCAGCTTAGAAGATACGTCTAGGGTAAAATTTACAGTTTGGGTTACTTCTAGGTGTAGGGTTAGATATTAGATCTCATGAGTCACTCTAGAGTTTAGGCATAACGGTTAGGTTATGGAGGTTAGAGGTTAAGTTTTATGGCTAGGGAATATGGAACATGTGTTTCTGGGTTAGGGTTTGAAGACCCAACAAGTAttccaaaaacataaaacaatttatttttcatcttATACACTGATAATAACATTTTCTATGTGTGATCCGGTCTCACCCGTTTCCACGGTAAAACACGTTTGTTTCCGGTCGGATTAATTTATTGGTAACACACAGGAAGTTTGTATTCTACCACAACAAACCACCATGTGATAAAATATCTACTtagttactgtactgtagttaCCTAGTTATATTTTGAATCTGATTTGAAACAAACGTCTTGTAAAAAATGGACGAAGAACAAACGGTAAGATGTTGTAACTTGTTATAGTCATTCGGTTACTGTTTGATTTGCATGATGTATGTGAACAGTGTACAGTAAATTGCACTGTCTCATGTTTTGCTCTGCTGACTGTGATATAAAAATAACCTGACAGGAGTACGAATATGTCGTTTTCTAGTGCGATGTGGTGGAGCTGTCTGACCTAGCCCTGAACCGTTTACGCATTTTGAATATCCTGGCTCTACTGTACACTCAAATTAGCCCAAAGATTCCTAGTTGTATTGATGACATAATGTCCAGTTTCAAGTAACACATTTTCGTATATCACGATACGCAAGGTATGAACTATTAAACGAAATGCTATGGAATAAGGACAAATGAAATAAGGACAGAGTACTAATAAAGATGTCATAGGAATAAAGAGGTCAAAAAGGAGTAAAGACGTTTGCTGGGTCCTTTATTATATTGGGTGGGTGGGAGTTTGAAGTGAACTGTTGGGTAATGTCAGCGGTTGTTTGTGGAGCAGTTTCCATAACCAGGCCATAATGCCGCCGATCAGGACGTCCTCTCGGTCCTGATCGGCACACTAGTGTTTGGAGAAGACCCGGGGGGACCTGTCGAACGTTTGTAGTCACCTTAGGATGTAGGGCCACTGTTAACGCCTTTTCACGAAATTGGTCAGCAAGATCATCCGGAGCAGCAAGAGCCTTCCTGGTTGTCTCCGTAGCTTTTTTTCACCTGACAGAATGTATACAGAGAATGGGATGTAAGCTATGGAGATAGCTTCCAAGGCTTTGGAATCAATGGACATGgttgtttctctctctaccttctctgtctctctaccttctctgtctctctaccctctctgcatctctcctcTGTTTGTCTACAtcggtgtgcgtgtgtgtgtgtgtgtgtgtgtgtaatgtgttccATAGGGGGGCTACAGTGCGATCTGCGGCCAGTGTGGAGAAGTCGATTGGCGGGTGTCGGAAGAGGGCCGCTTCTACTGCAATTCCTGTCACAATGTCATTGAGGTGAGCATTGAAACAGCACACTGTTGTTTATCGGAGTCAGTGTTGCTTCAGGTGGTGGCCTAGGGGTTCCCACTGCCCTTCTTAAGGCGATCCTGGGCtatgtcccaaatggtaccGTATTCCCGAATTAGTGTACCACAACAGTGATCCTCTACGCCTGTCCACCAGAATATTTTTCtttactgataaaaaaaaaataactgttataCTTTTACCAGCCATTCAAAACCTCTTGCAGCCACATTTCAGTTGAGAACCAGTGTACTGAACAAGGATTCCCACATGAACAACCTTTGTTTCTCCTTAAATGTGcacagagaaccagagaggAGGTGGACACGAATACGCTGATGGTTGGTACCAGCAGAGTGTCCAGCATCTCTAAGGGAATCAAAGGGAAAGGATTAGGTTCGTCTCCGCTCTCCTGTGACATCCCGATTCCctcagtgaaatgttttctcgGGTTGCTGTGTATGTGACCGTGTGTTTCAGAGCGGGGCCGAGagtggtttgtgtgtgaggggtTTCAATTCATCCTGAAGCACCAGGCCGAGGCCCTCCTGGCCATGGGCGTCAGCCCCCGGTTCAAGGTCAGTCAGGGCGGGACGCACAAGGGTGGTTTGCTGGACACTGATTATGTCGGTGAAGAGGTCACCTTACAGGGGTGGAGCTTCTTCTATCAGGCTTTCTACTTATTcctgaaatgtgtaatggtcGATTGTACTAAGTGAAATTTATAAAGTGTTTAGTACTcctgacagtttttttctgtggTCGTTTCGGTAGTTGCAGACATCAGAGGGCTCTTTATAACCAATCAAATTAATATAGTTTTTAATTGGTAAAATGCCCTATCAGTCAATGAGAGGTGTGGCCACTTTGTATCATGGGCAGTACTTTTGCTCTTGGAAAGATCTTAGCGTCTTCCCCAACGATGGGAGCTGGGATCTAGTGGAGTAGTTTGGGAACCAGTGGATTTAGCCTATCGGCACCGGACCGAAAACCGTCCTGACCTGACCAACtctatttaaatgtttagtCTGTGTCCAAGAAACCAGAAACgtaaaacaaataatgaattgctACGTAAATGTAAATACCATCAAAACGGACTCTAGaagttgtgtgtgttctgtgttttctAGGACGAAGTGCTGTGTCAATTCTGGAGGATGTACCTACAGAAGAGCCGCCAGGCCTACACAAAAAATCCTGTGCATGATGGGAAATTTAGAATGGTTAGGATTCCAATCACTGGAATAAACAAATTATGTTGAAGTGACCGAGAGACTGAATATAAACTGTAGAAATGATAATGGGCCTACTGTACATGTACTGCCCAGCGTGTCCTCGTGTTTAATGCCGTCTCTTCTAACTGGTCTGTTATCGGGGTCCCTCCCCAGCACTCGCAGGGCTCCCAGGAGTCAGGCTGTGATTCTGAGTCTCCAGTGCCCAGTGATTCAATGATGTCGGCCAGTGAGACGGACGGGGATGCCAGTGGCGCTGGCTCTGGCTCAGGTAAAgacccgcgcacacacacacacacacacacttactcactcacacactaacTACACACCGTCAGGGGTGTAAAAACAGCAGAGTTAAAGCTCTTTGTTGGGGAATTTCCTTATTAAGTCCTAAACGACCAAGTGAACTAAACACTGAGCTTAATTAATCAatgaatttaaaagaaaaaaggtgttAAATTGGAACTTCCCTCAAtgggtgaacacagccaagtacTTTCACTGTGTACTTTCTACAACTCTGAACACAGTCATCGCCAAGCGGTCCCCTCTAGCTTAGATGACATCTGTTAAATGGAACCACAGTTGGGAAAGTATGCAGGCATCTatatctctctatccctccatctctctgtgttcCTGTGCGTTTGTGTTCCTCAGGACGCCTCAGTGGCGACGAggtttcctctgtgtgttctgGTTCTAAGGATGCCGTCTGTTACCTGACGCCACGCCAGAGGAGGAACCAGAAGCTGATGAGCATGCCCAAGACCCTGGCCCTGTGTCACCTGGCCTTGTTGTGGTCCAGGGAGGCCATCACCCTGGCAGACCTGCTCAGGTCAGGGACAGTTCATAGTGCATGTGACTGGACAGCAGACAGTGTggctttacattattttatttatttttatgtcaaGCGTGATATGGAGTGGATCTGGGTTAATTCCATTTCACAAAATgcaaatgtagttttttttgtttcctccacattatatttgcattttgggGACAAAATGTAATGACGGCTGTCAAGCTGGCTGATCTGCGTCCTTAGTGCCTCATGAGTCACTCTGTTATTCCTGGGCAGGTTTGTGAGTCAGGGCCACATCCCTTATGTGAACGCCTACGAGAACTTTCCAGAAGAGATGAAGCTTTACGGCCAAGACTCCATCATCTTCAGAGTGGAGGTGGGCGAGCTTTCATTTAAAAACGTTGACGTTTTTACCTAGTTTTAACATTCTTTGTAATATGGTtactgtttttctccctttgcAACAATTTTGAGCACTTCCCAGTTCTGGTGTAAGTGTTCGTGTTGTAGTTTCTCTGCTGACTGTCCATTGTGCACAAGCGGCAGACGCCCTCCTGGAACCAACTGCTGCTTGTTGCGACACGTCAATCCACCTGTTACCCCGCTGCCATTTGCATATCTTCACCTGGTATCTCATCCCTGTACTCGACAGAGTTTCTGAAAGCGAAGGCCTGTCACatagcagctgtgtgtgtgtgtctgtgttccccAGTCCATCCCCTCTCATGGGAGATTGCACAAGGAGGCCCGGACCCTGGCTGTGTTCCTAGGGCTCCCCCCATTCCCCCCCGTCACACCGGACTGCCTCCTACATCCTTCGCTACTCACCGTCCGCTACCTCACCGAAGCCAACCTGCCCGGTGGGTCTTCCCAGCCAGCAACGCACAGTTTTTCGCGAACCCCGACAAACGTGGCTACGGTGAACCGGACGACAGCACACCTGTCGTGGGAAACCTAACCAGCCAATAGCGTCCATGCGTTACTGCAAGGGCTGACACTTTATTTGGGATATAATGTACTATAATGGCCTGTGAATGGGACTGGTGATAACGGAGCCACCCGAAGTGGAGTTGTTTCCTTGTTTAGACTTTAAACACCTGCATTCTTTCCTAGGTCATGTCATTTCTCACGGGTGTTGGTCTTTGCCTGGGTTATTCCATCTGGCCATTTTTCAGTTCTTATTTCTTTGTTTCAGACGAGTTGCATGATTGGGTCTGCAGGATCATGATGATTGCTGGATTGGCGTCTGACATGACCTTTGAACCCATGCGATCCAGGTCCCCTCTTCCCCTCTACGACATCCAGGCTGCTGCCCTCATCATCATCGCCATGAAGCTGCTTTTCAAACTAGACGACAACACTGAGTGGTAGATATCCTGTCTTTAAAACGACAGAAGCCTTCCCACTGCGAAATGTTTAGCTCACCAGAAAATCTACATTTTGCAATCTTGTCACAGATTAAACCTGTGGGCCGTCAAGGACAGAGGCTCTGGATGCGTGCTTGGTGGAGGAATGATTTAAGATCCCTCCCAATGTGTTCTAAAAAAACCTTTAGAAAACGTTTATACTCCAAGGTGTTGGAAACAGGGGTGTTTTTTAATACGCTCATTTTCTTTCACATATTTCAGTAATGTACACACTTTTTCACCGCACAGTAAATCAGCAATCTCAACCTTTTTACATCCATTTAGGACATTTTAAATGCCCTCAAACACTAAGGCCTTCGCTCATTCTGCATCGTCCAAGCCGGCTGGTCTGGATGTCCCCTTAGTCTTGCAGAAATTAACCTCAGACTCCATGATATTGCACATTTTATGATTGCTCACTCATATCTCCAGCATGCTCTTCTGTTTGTGTTCAGGGATTTATCCAACTATTCAGCTGACCAGAACAAGGACAACCCAGGTAAAAGCTAAGCTGATCGACTCATCTTGtgtgattttacatttttctaaagACATATTTTTGAGGTGGGATTTTACTGTCAGAGAACAGGTATTCACATACATGATGCCTGAGAGGATCATTTCACAGGCCCAGtggtaaatatataaaaaatgaacaTATTTTTAACCATCCTACAATCTTGGCTTGTTAGTTTGTCTGTTGAATATGTAGACGACACTTTAGCAACAGATTCTCTTTGTCAGTAAAGGTTATTACAATGTTTGGTTATGGAGGAATGTGGTTTGTGCTGTTTGTCTGCGTTCCTTTGTCGTTTGACTATCTTGACATGACACGCTGGGGACATAAATATTTGGGTGATTATTTCAAAAGGCTGAACGAGACCACGTTCAGTCCATTATGAAAGACTCTTATGAAAGTCCATAAATGCCCAATGGTAGCAAGTTGTGTAGACCACTACGGTTTAGTCTGCCCGGGAGAGTCTTCTAATCAATTCCATCAGTTAGCGGAGTTAACTCTGGTCCCTCCTCCGTCTctgtgttgccagatgggaATAATTTCAGCCTGAGGAGGTGGTACAGGACCGTGCAGTCGGCCCTCACCAAGGCCACACAGACGCAAAACGACAACACAGCCAggtgagtcccaaatggcatgctGTTCCCTATGCATTCCCATGGGGCTGTTCCCTACGCATGCCCATGGGGCTGTTCCCTACGCATTCCCATGGGGCTGTTCCCTACGCGTGGTGCACTATAAAGGGATCGGGGTGCCGGTTGGGATGAGACCTCACGTTTCGCTAGCTCCCTCAACCTCTTCTCTCAAGGGTTGGTTGGTTTCATTGACCCGCCTTTCTCTTTCCCCAGGAAACATTGGAAGTCTGAGAAACCTCTCTACCCCTCGAGGAAAGACAAGTCGGTCATTCTCAAAAGGAGACGTAGGTTTcacccaaaaaaaataataataaactgccctgttgttgttgtgtatgAAATGGGCCGTATGAATGCAGGCCAAAACAACATGCTGGTGCTCCTTCATGCAGCTCGGTTGACTTTCGTTAAAGGACAAGGTCAAAGTGGTAACAGTCACTCCACCCCTATTCCCATCAAGGCCAGGTCCTACTGTTACACACAGCGTGTTTTGTATATTTGTTCAGATCTAGCatgggtgtatgtgtgcgcCACTTAGAGGGGTTTTGGGTTAAACGCAGAAGCCAGGTTTCACTCATGAAAAGACATCAGTAAATCTCTCCTGGTATTGCTTGTATCTCCCTCTGTTCCACGCCGATCAGACCACACCCTCCCCTCATCCTCTCTGCCCCATTTCACTCGTGTTCACTgcctctctttcacacaccccccccccccccccgctctcgccctctcctctctttttggTCCCTTTACATTCCCTCCAGGTATTGCGGAGCAGCTTCAGTTGAGTTTCCAGAAGTTGTCTCGCTCCCCCACGGCCCctgccccctcccctccctccagtTTCTGTTTCCGCTGGGCGGGGGAGGGGGAAACGGGCCGGGACGGGCCCAGCCTGCACCACCAGACCCTGGACAGCAGCGTTTGTCGTAGAGGGGGGACCCTCCAGCCCTTAAACCCAGAGTACTGGCATCCAGCACCAAGAGCCTGCAAGACCAGGTACTGTAATCCCCAGCTTCTATAGCTTGGGGTTTATCCTGTATCAACAATACTTCACATATATTGGAGCCATTAGGcgtaagtgccttgctcaagggtcctgctctgggatttgaaccaAAGGCtcatgcggggggggggggggggttgtcctTCTGACGGTTCCTGTTTGGATGTCCACGCATGCGTCAGTGATGTCCACGCATCCAGGAAACATGCTGAACTT
This window harbors:
- the taf1b gene encoding TATA box-binding protein-associated factor RNA polymerase I subunit B — translated: MDEEQTGGYSAICGQCGEVDWRVSEEGRFYCNSCHNVIERTREEVDTNTLMVGTSRVSSISKGIKGKGLERGREWFVCEGFQFILKHQAEALLAMGVSPRFKDEVLCQFWRMYLQKSRQAYTKNPVHDGKFRMHSQGSQESGCDSESPVPSDSMMSASETDGDASGAGSGSGRLSGDEVSSVCSGSKDAVCYLTPRQRRNQKLMSMPKTLALCHLALLWSREAITLADLLRFVSQGHIPYVNAYENFPEEMKLYGQDSIIFRVESIPSHGRLHKEARTLAVFLGLPPFPPVTPDCLLHPSLLTVRYLTEANLPDELHDWVCRIMMIAGLASDMTFEPMRSRSPLPLYDIQAAALIIIAMKLLFKLDDNTEWDLSNYSADQNKDNPDGNNFSLRRWYRTVQSALTKATQTQNDNTARKHWKSEKPLYPSRKDKSVILKRRRIAEQLQLSFQKLSRSPTAPAPSPPSSFCFRWAGEGETGRDGPSLHHQTLDSSVCRRGGTLQPLNPEYWHPAPRACKTRVSTSHYAEAEATLPRMFVWLLDLFSFLLGVKPGCVYDQVQKLERCILRNSKQQPGARTTPRKARASKPGDGKQTGKTCSR